TCAGCACGTTAACTTATATTGAGTATTTATCTGACGTGGGTTTCTCTCATCAACAATCATCATGTATGTCTAAAGTTTATATCTATGACATACCTTATCGCTAGAAAAATTAGATATCGTTATATGAGGGTCACGTACCGATAGAAATCGATGATTCCTTCTTCAAGGTGTTGGCGATGTCAGAGACACGCAAGCCATGCAGTCACGTCACCTGAAAACTGACCGAGATCCGAATCCGAACTCTTTCCAGCGGTAGAGTTGAAGTTAGCGGCGGACAAAGCCTACGGAAATTTCTAGATTTTTGGGAACCAATTTCGACGCAACGAAGACAGTCATACAAAGAGACAGAGCATGCGGCCAACGCCAGCCTTGGCAGAAACAAGAACTTCATAGTCAAATCGTTCCCAGCATcctcttcactgtcaggcaTTGCCGACCCTTTCCAAACTTCCTTTCTTGTTGTGGCGGTCTTAAACTCGGAGCTAGACATTATGAAAGCTACGACCATGACCTGTGCTCTTGCTCTGATACATAGGACAAGCAATTGTCTTGCACTCCACAGGTCGTTGCCTTCCTCGTCGTTTATTACCACAGCGATGGGAAAGCGAACAACATCGGCGAATCTTTGGACGCACTATTTGGCCTTAACCTCTACTTCCGCATCATCCGCTACTGTTTACACGGATAAGGAAGCTAAGCTAATGCGAGATATTCTAGAACGTGTGCGGGCAGTGAATTATATGCCAACCGATATTCGGGACAGCCTGATCGATTTCCGAGTTGACGACTCGACGCTGGGCAAGGTCCGACCACAGGTGGCGGAGATGTTATGCAAGGTCGGTGCGGGGATCTTTGAATTAGCAGAAAGCGGAGGAAAAGCCTTTTTGACGTTGACATCCAGCGTGGGCAACTCCGTGGACGAACGATCCGCAGCGATCAATCGAGTGATGGAACAACTTCGTGCCGACGGTGTTATTCGTGGATGGCGCGGAGAGGTTTATCCCATTGGCGTTTCCTTTTACGAGCCCCACAAATTCGTTATCGAGCGTGCCGCCGTACCATGGCTGGGGGCTATTGAATACGGCGTCCACGTCAATGGCTTGGTACGAACGCTGTCGGGCGAAACAAAAATGTGGATTGGGCGTCGAGCAGCGGATAAATCCAAGTACCCTAACATGCTGGACCACATTGTGGCCGGTGGACAACCCGCTGGTTACTCTTTGATGGAGAATGTCATAAAAGAGTGTATGGAGGAAGCAGGAATCCCAAAAGATGTAGCTTTGGCTGGAGTCCGACCGGCTGGTGCGATTAGCTACGAAACGTACGATCCGAAGAAAGATATCGTAACTCGCGCCGTGCTCTACAACTATGATCTGTATCTATCCGAAGACTTTGTACCGCAGCCTGTTGATGGAGAAGTCCAAAACTTTATGCTGTGGTCGGTCGAGCAAGTTCTAGAGGCCATGTCGATGGACTACGCCGATCCCATCAAGCCGAATTGCTATTCTGTGATTATCGATTGGCTCCTCCGGGAAGGCCATTTGTCACCGGAAGTCCCCGGCTATCTAGATGTTTTGCGAGAACTACGCAGCGGCGACTGCCGATAGCGATTGCACGCTTTACCAAGCCGTGTTAATTATTCCTCGTGAACCTACTAGTCTAGACGCTGCAAATCTATCTATTGTGGaatgttttctttttcagtaGTCGAATTGCAAGGTGAGCTCTCTGCTGTTCTGAGCCAAAAGCTgttgtttggctttgctTTGCAGTTAATCGCTGATCAAAAGCGACACTTGCTGCGACAGCGGGCATTCACGTAAGCATAAAAGGAGGTCCAAAAATGGCGGCTTCGAATTTGATCAAGACGCTCCTATGCTACAGCGAGATATTCCACATGTGTTGCCTTCGCTGCGCTGATCCCAACAAAAAGTTGGCAATCTGCCAAGTTTTTGCGTTCTGGCTTTGACCCTTTATAACGGGTGACTTCGGAATTGTGTTCCGATGGAGCATTTTCGAAGAGATTCGTGAAAATGCTGTCTAGCCGTAGAAGAAAGAGGACTATGCCACGCTTCCTACCTATCATCTCTTTCCAATAGCAATGTTGATCATCTGAAAACGCCTAATAAATATTATGTTCCAAATCACAGAATTCCCGAGTTGCGAATGACACGCCTAGAGGTCATGCCCCATCGACCACTACCAAAAGTCCGTTGTTGCGGATCCACAGTTACTCCTTATCGTCGGCGGGTTCAGCCccttcgtcgccgtcggctTGATCACTGGTCCACAGCGTCAAGTTGTCGCGCAAGAGCTGCATGATCAGCGTCGAGTCCTTGTAAGATTCTTCGTTGAGTGTATCGAgttcggcaatggcgtcgtCGAACGCTTGCTTGGCAATCTGGCAGGCCTTGTCGGGAGAGTTGAGGATTTCtaaagaaagaaaaagaaaaacagcaGAGCATTAGTCACAACGTCACTCAGGAGTGTGCTCACGAGGTCTATCGGTGTGGGTACGTACCGTAATAAAAGACCGAAAAGTTAAGCGCCAGTCCCAAACGGATGGGGTGGGTGGGGGGAAGATCGGAAGAAGCAATGCCACTAGCGGCCTGGTAGGCATCCAAAGCGGCACCCGCGGATTCCTTGCGGGTATCTCCTACCTGGAACTCGGACAAGTAACGATGGTAGTCACCCTTCATCTTGTAGTAAAAGaccttggcttcttccgaagTCGAATTGGGGATGAGCGAGTCCTCGATAATTCCGAGGATGTCGTTGCAGATCTCGACGAGTTCGGCTTCAATCTTGGCCTTGTAGTCCTTGATGATGGTCATCTTGTCGGGATCGCCCTTCTGTTCGATGGACGTGACGACACGCCACGAAGCACGTCGAGAGCCAATCACGTTCTTGTAGGCCACCGAAAGCAGGTTGCGCTCTTCAACGGTGAGCTCCTGCGGCTGACGGGCAACGTCCTTCATGTCCGTTACCATTTCATCGAAGCGCTCCGCCTGTTCGGCAAGCTTGGCCTTGTACACTAGAGAATCACGATCCATGATGATATTGTCGGTGCTTGGGAATACCAAAAGAAAGTTGGAGCAAGTTGCACTGTAAAAAAGCGAAGCCTCTGGGTTCAAACGCGTTTGTGGCGTGGGATTGCGAGGAGCTCGGTTGTCTGGCACTGGCAAGTCGTGAGCTGTCTCACGCTCGCCGTTCGCTGTCAACACACCCATCTGCCAGCGACTCCCCCCCCCCGTAAGGGTCACCCGCTGTGCCGTACGCGATGCGGAAATGACCCGCGGACGCCTGCGCGTCTCCCCTACGCGGAGAATGTCTCCATGACCCGAATTCCAAGGGGTTCCGACAGACACTCCTGTCCAACGAATTTTGACCACGTGACGCGCTGTTTCCGTGTGGTCCGGGGAAACGATCCTGACATTCCCGCCAGCCCCCCGCCGCAGCTGCCACGAGTCCAAGTAGTACCCGGATATGAAACGGATCTTTGTGGCTCTAGCATACGCTGGCGTTACCAGTTCAAGTCCCGGTTCGTGTCAGTTGGACTACCATCGTAGAGAGACTCATACGTGTTCAATATGCCCGTCTAGCAATGGATCATGGGAGTCTAACTGTCAATGGTCAAGATGTAATGAAAGGTCCTTTGCCGATCTACCcgtctttccaaaagcaggGTAGGGTCGAGTAGACAAGTAACGGAgcaacttacagttaaaagTTATAGTTGGTTGCAACCTGCTGTGGAACATACTACATAGGCGTATATACCAGCATCGCGCACCCTGCCAGTCGCTATCTGCCGATTGcatctactagctagagcaGAACTGCAGTACGATAAGTCGAGGACCCAGGTATTCATTGGTATCTTTTCCGTATACAAATTCCAAACGTTATTTCCTCTTTGACCGCGGGTTGCAAGTACACGTCTCCCTTTTTGTTTCCGTGCTATACTCTACTCTCCCCAATTGGCGATACAAGTTCAACACGTCAGCTTCTACCGTCGATCCTGTCCAACCCCCGCGCACAAATCGTCTCGGATGCGCGTGGTTCCTCAGCACTCCCATGGGCGTACATACGCATCTCACATACCATCGTACTGGGATGTGTTGACGGCCACGGCGGTGGGCCGCGCCGCCGGCTTGCGGTTATCGACGTCCCAAATTTCGTCCAGGAGGCCGTGCTCTTGACAGTACCGTAGCATATCGGGGGGCAGCATCTGCTGCAGCGTTTCTTCACTGGCTTTATTCCTGGTAGTGGTAGTTATGGTATTCAGTAGTGCGAGCCACAAAACATTGGAAACGTACAGGGtgagaatttcgttgtccaAGAGAGAATAATTTCATCAACTCTTTGCAAGACACACGCCCAAAAGTCCAACATCATTGCTGGTGTTTGCTACGTACATTCCGAGTTGGTTGAGTATcatgttgtcgtcgttgatttCAAAAGGCGCGCTGAAATCGAACATGACATCGGTCAGCTCCCGACTCATGTTGCACTGTATGACGGCGGAGGAGTGCGTATTGACGACAATAAAGGGGAGCGGAATTTTGTGATCGTTAGGATCGTTCGCCAGTCCACGCGCGTGGTTGTGTTGTACGAGATTGCGAAAGCAAACTTGCTGCGTGAGCAAATGCTGGAGGGCTTCCCGTTTGCGGTGAATTTCTTGCATCCGAAAGTCGCGTTCGCGGGTAAGCATTTCAATGTCCTGATGCGCCGAGCTCGGGAGACCTTTCCAGACAATGGCCTTTTTGTCCTTGGAAATGATGTCCATCGCCATGAATACGTTGAGGACGTCGTAGATTCGCCGGCGCACATTCTTCTCGTCGAAATTTCCGTGGGGGTTTTCCTTGAGGAACTCCTTCTTGACCGTGTCCACAAGCTCGTCCGCGACTTCATTGTAACTCGTTGTGCCCTTTTCTTCCACCTTTTTGCAGACCATCTTACTATAATAGCGGAGTCCCTTGTAGGGTTTGCTTCCCACGTCCCGGGAAGAGGCGGATGCTTCTCCCGCGAAACGCTTGGAGGACGGGACACTCGAGGTTTCGGGGGTCGATGGCCTTTCCGCCCCACCAGCCAAGGATCCCGTGGTCTGCACGATGCCTTGAGCCGCAACCTCTGCCGCTGCCGTCTCGACCGGTGGAGGTCTTTTGCGACTAACGCTACTTGAAGGATCGGTCGACATTCTCTGTCGTGTTTCTCGGAAATACGGAAAGTGTCCGGTAGAGAGAGCGGCCGACTGTAAGGGGTGGATGTGAGTGACGGATTCAAGGTGCCGAAATGGCTAGGCTCGTATTCTAGGCGCAGCATCCGGGAACGTGGGTTGCCGCTGTGACTACCGGAGCAAGACGCCTTCCCGCCAAAAATCGAGGAAGACGAGATTACTGGGACTTATCATAAAATGTGCTCTCCCATAAAAGTTGTTGGTACTTACAGTATTGGGCACCATGAAAGGAATATATAATGCTGTTATATTCATTTCTACGTATCCATTAATCACATTGTTGAAAGGCTTGTTGAGGAATTCCAGGGACCTCCACCCTACGTCTAGATACAGGACACCCACTAGTATTTACACTGTAAATCACAAATTTGTTGAGTTTGTGATTCTAGTTCTTGGAGAGCTCAGGGTGACCACACCAATGTATAACAAGAGGGCGTGTTCAAAGTGGACCCCCTTATCTGCTTTCGGATGCATACTTTTTTTGCCGTTAGTTTCACCTTCCTGGAAATTTGTCAAACCGACACAATGGAAAATGCTTCTGGGGCCTCCAATTGGGACAATTTTGATGCTGTTTCTGGCCCAGTGTCTTCTGGTCCCTGTTTTTAGTGTCTCTGTCAGCTGCGGTGGGTTTATCATCTACTGGAGCAGCACAATCTTCTTTTGAGTCCGCCAAGGTGGGTTGAGTGATTTTGGCAATTTTGCGTAAAAAACACTTGTGACTGCAATCCGCAATTAGACCATTTTTTGGAGCTATGATGACTTGTGATCTTCTGGGAGCTGGAAATcccaaaaaagaaagacaatAAACTTTGACTGGATTCCTTTCTACTGGTACAGGCAATGTAGTAGGATTGAGCTTAGCGGGAAGGATGTGGGCCTAATTTCCTTTCATGGTGCCAACTACCATTAGAATTAAATTTGATCCTGTTGCATCTTTAAAAAGCCCCAGACTGTCGCTATTTAACAAGCAAGAATGGCAGGAAACGTGTCAAACATAAATCTTAATTGGTACCAGTTGAGTTTTGGGGAGATATTTCTGGTATCTATGCCGTTTGGGTTTACTTTTTGTTCCAAGCCAGTCCTGGTCCAATATGCAAGAAATTGGTGTTACCCAAAACGGAAACCAAGGGAGAAGTACTCCCCACAAGACAATGTAACTACTACTTCCAATCCAGAAGACCGTTTTCAAAAGCGTACCAGTCACTTGCTGGAAAGCTGAAGCAACAGGACTGGCAAACTCTGTtacatagtacaaccaatatgataaagtatagccatgcaatactgcaatttgccactaaggtgagcaattgtcatagctattgttgaCATTTgactagcatagtgcctagctctgaatattggccatgtttgccagccttattactgtcccagttGTCATCTGTACAatgctgcggatagaggcaatgtttttcgggtcattaccggatgtcatttgcgaaggcagtgcaaagtgacacgtgtgtgcatctaaggatgcagcaattgtgacacgcaagacgacatgtcttgccaaccaagaaatcatctatacataagcgattttctctattatggttGTCCCTTGAGATataaagaaaataccttctccacgtctacaaactgggattgaatcaaagcagataagtctgcacacaatcaaagggtctcatgttcatctgcattcatttgcagtcatctggattctgcgggatcaatgcatagaagacagttcagaggctacggtctccttgaatacaattgaccagaacattactatcccagtgatgtgactatccgtggagagtagtactgattctactgagactcctaagggagctccaagggatttgtttgcactcaaaaagattacatccatatttgtctctactcacaattctaaattcagtcgaggtcaaactgtcacggtacactaccttgcgacgTGTCCCTCGGATGTATGCCACTTAGTATGGAAACcgcaagtgtgagccaatccgatgggcGCAGCGCTTACGTGtcacgtgtggagtttgtgtcggccttattgcgcaaattcacCGTATTCGCATTACATACGGAAGTCATTCGTATCCGGAGTcatgaatacaggatacatacaaatggcagttaggaaaagacacaaaaccagtctcacaaatcacatgacaagtaaggagcaagattcattactcaccctgggattctgtatgggatttacatttacaggttttatgcacatgtggTCTCACGGTATATACCCGTCCTGAgtgtctttgagacatttatctcaaaacaagtgtgtcacaagcagaaattaagtgtatacatgtttactgcaagttgtgtacatgtcagtggaattggccttattatatgcattcctatgtaattatggcatagtgagaagatacatgggcaaagatttgcagtattccctacttactttgagaaggctcttggttagtatggagacttcagttgcaccaaaactccaaggaatcaattggattcaacagaaagagtcatttggatggaaacacaagggaaacagatgcaaattgacaagacccaattttcataccatgtgtgttacaagagatacttacaattccttgataagtatgcaagaacggattttgcattatatggatactatggtgagcatggaagattcaggtttagttggtgaagctgccaggactgcagtcaagtttggatatgatctgacaaaaggcactagtttgtagaatctaatcttctatcattgttttttgagttctttgatccgtactgcctttgttgcataggtccttgtatccgctgcctaacccaaggggagcgtcgccagcgagtagagttttacagtccctaagcccgcttaggtgtattgcaggtcgttcgtaataacgcccacaagtcttaccagactctgtttctaacagcgttttgtcccacggtgtacagtggtgtatatcgtgacagattaacagtcttgattTCTCGTCAAATCACTGCTGCTTGTCGCACAGAATTTGGTAGACACAACCTTAAGTGAGTCCGTAAGTTCCTTCCAGATTGACTGGTCTGAAATTACGATACACTTCCTTAAGGCATTGTCGGACAAGGTACACACGGTACCCAGTTCGATAATTAACGCTTGCACGTGTGTTTGTCACTGAAAGTGTCAGAGGTATCTCTTAAATGAGATATTTATCGGTTTTCTGTGACTCATTCATTGTGAGCCGCgaccctacttcctcggagtaACTGGTGTCGAAAACCTCTTGGAGTCTCCAGGGTTTGTCGACAAGTTtcttcgtgactacgggtttCTCCGGCTGGGTGAGGTATTTGATACCAAAAGGCCCAAGGACCTcaaccctgattccggttgggatGGGTATACTCACCGGTTAATAAGAGTACGGGGGGCAATCAAACCCTCGATAGTTACTGGTACGCAGCGTTGAGCGCGGCTGTAACACTGCCACGTGAcagaagtgagtgtaccatTGCTAGCTTCGctcactggtgtagggtcatttaacgaagtccgcCCTAGTTACggcgaaggacccgaacccCCTAAGTATTTTCGGATTTCGAGAAAGCGACCCATTCCCTTCCTAGAGAGTCATTTCTCTCTCTGCGGCCATCATGGCATCGTTTGCACAACCTGTATCAGACGAAACCGTTTTTGCCCACTTAACGGACAACATACTCAACCTTTCTACGGCACACCCGATTCGTTTCTGTCTTTGCTTCAACGGATATGATAAACTTGGGAGTTTTCTTAGTATCGTTGAGAATGAAATCGAATCCCTTCGCTATGTGTTACCTCCTACTGAAGACGCAGTGAACCGTCAATCAACTGGTTTACTTATGGCACACCGACAGCTCCTTCGGTATTTCTTCCGTTGGATTGATACCCAAAGTAACACAAAAGGTGGACCACTTGACAATCTTGATTTGCTCTCTCTTGCCAGAGATGAATTCAATTTGTACCGAATGTTCCCTGGCGACCATTTTTCGAGTCTCCCAGAATTTTCATGGCCTCATGCAACTGCACTGGTGACTGCTGATTTTCGTGACGATTCAAAACGAGAAAATCTATACACTGGCAGTATAGCTGAAGTTTTGGAGGATGACCATTCCCCCAACACCTCTCACCACTTGGCAACCAAAGGTGTGGATCAAGTTATTGAACCTAAGCATGAAGTGCATCAGAACGGAATTTCGTTGTACCCAGAGCACCATCTTCCTTCAGTTGCTTTGGTGAAACATCATCTACCAGTTGACTCTGATGAAGTTGTTGTGAGCTGCAAAATTGTGAACAGCATCACTGTACAAGAATGTTTAGGGAAAGCCCATCAGGACACTGAGCTTACCATTCATTCAGTTTCTTCTACAACAAGTACTCCTGTTGTGCCTacgaaaaatttggtcaaTCAAGTTCTTTGTCCCAGTGTTGCAAAGAGTACTTCATGTATTCctgaaacaaacaagagTTCTCTCCTTGTCTCTGTCATGAAGTGTGCTTTCACCACTGGTCTACTTTGTGTTGCATTTAATTCTGCAAGGGAATCAGGATGCTTTCAGAAGAGACATACCACCATGGTCTACAACAGCATTCCTCCTGATCCTGGAGAAACTCAGATGGCAGCTAGAAGCCAAGCTACCATTGATTTCAACAAGTTGGTTGATCCTCCCAGTATGTTTCTCATGATGGGTTCTCTATGGCATGATGCCAACCCACACAATAAAATCCGAAATTGTGTGGAGGAGTTACCACCAGAACCAGATCCCAATTTCAGCACTCCCATTCTCCATGGTTGTTTTGAGAATTGTTCAATCTTGCATCAAGGAAAAGTTCATTTTATTCCTCTCCATGTTTTTGCAAAGTGTGAAACTTTATCTTGCAAGGCAgacaaaaggaaaatcatggaattgtttgtttgcaacaagagTCTATTTTTTGATCATCATCTGCTTGCCTCAAAATCTACTGCAGTCATGCAAAAGCTATCTAGTTTTTGTGCATTTGAAGCAGCTAACTTTGAAATTGCTATCAAGCCTGCTGCTCCAAATTTCATTGGCTTTTCATATTTGGTCTCTGTTTTGCATCTACCTATGCATTATACCCCAGTAACAGCCAGTGACCTTGTTCTACCTGAAGCTCATCCTAGtacacaggatggggagagtgtCAATTCTGGTGTACTCTTGAGCACATCTAGAATGCTGAGCAGAGTGTCCTGTGTTCAAGTTGAAATCATCTTTCATTCTACTACACAGGATGTGGAGATTGTCAATCCCAGTATACTCTTGAGGGCATCTAGAAGACTCAACagatgttccatgcaaacattgTCCTGCCATTGGCTTTGCTAGCAAAAATCTGCAAACCTTTGCCAACCCCATGATGATTTGTGACCTAGATTCTTACTTCAAGGCACTTGAAGGTACAGTTCACCCTGCTTACCACTATGCATTCCTTGTAGACCTACTCTGGATGCTCTGGGGAGCTAGTATTGAGGAACTCTATATGTGTGGCCCCACTATGCTCAATGCCTACATGAGCAATAGTCAACAAGGCAATGTCAGTGGAGTCCAGTCCCTGGGTGCTCCTAACTATGGGGAGCAACATTTGGTCAGCAAGTTCAAAGGTTTTTTGCTGATGCCTTGGGATCCTGGAGGACCCAAGCCACTTGTGAGGACAACTAGTATGAAGCCAACTGTTTTGAAGGCAAGTACTAGGCATTCCCCAGCAGCAAAGAAACAGCCTTTTATTGGaacattgaaaagcttggcaaactgCTCTTTCTCTAAAGTATCCCCTGGTCAGCCCAGCATTTTGGATTTATGGAGAGATTACATTGACATAGTGCTTCAAGTCAGTCACACAGCAGTAAGCTTGGAAGCCTTCCACCTGCACAGTGCTTGCACCACATGCcatgtttccatttctacaATGAGTGACAAGTTTTGTGATACTGGAGGCATGTCCTGCCTTGGGCAGATTGCTGAAACCTCTAGTGTTTTGagatttcttcttgcaacAGACACCTCCAATCACCTTCTCTcaggaaaggaaagtgttCTCCTGTTTGAAGATGAGGCTTGTATTGTTCAGAATCCCTTTGGTATCTTTCTTTCAGACAACACATCTGTTCTCCTGTACCCAGATGAGAGTTGTGATGTTCAGGCTACAGGATGCATTCTTTGCAAAGAGAAATGTTATGTTACTACATATCATTTTAGTACACAGCCAAGCTTGGACCCCATAGGACAGTTTCAGCTTCCAGACTCAGTGAGGTTGTTGAATGATACAAGACAGGCCAATGGGGAGTCttgttacggagtactaccaaagcacaaccgtaggacagatcgctgttaggacagtgagtggtaaacgaaggtgggcgttgaaacgaacgacctgcgatacacctaagagacttagggactgtaaaactcaactcgttgacgacgctccccacgggttagacagcggatacgaggacctatgcgtagaatgcaatttggatcaatgaacttataaaacaatgagtgggtgattaccttctacaaactagtcaatctgttgttcaatccagtgaacaatcccacaaaatgccatcgaatctttgatcttccacagctgccataatctcaacaggcaacctttctttcacatgtatatatactttcggaactataagttccttgcacgatacctatggtgagtataggatcttgttcaatcccaccatgtggttcgtgatacctcttttgtccccgcaatcgtatctcctatgtttcgatTGTATTgcactgtaccttggtcttgtaaactgacaagtaaggactaaatacatgcgcctccggaaacatagcaatcgtacaaatgcaccctttattgtgagtccacgtggccacgaaataaggctgacaatattactgtgcgcgcctccttaactccatgtgcatagttttgattcacacttgcgacatccatgttaggcgaatcatgtccatgagacatgtcgcaaggaggcataccgtaacactccccatcagCCTGCTTGGTGGTCTTGAAAGTTTTCAcctcacaatttgatgtatcaccttgccagaacaagaGTGGCTTAAGGACTGGCCATGCCTGTTGAAAACCCCAGTGCTTACTGAGCACATCTGCCACGTTTTCGGCTCCCaagattttctggaaatcaacaactcctgctgcaattgcctcaCGAACGCGATGATAAGACAATGCAttatgacgcttgtttaTGGGCGACTGAGG
The genomic region above belongs to Phaeodactylum tricornutum CCAP 1055/1 chromosome 16, whole genome shotgun sequence and contains:
- a CDS encoding predicted protein, which translates into the protein DERSAAINRVMEQLRADGVIRGWRGEVYPIGVSFYEPHKFVIERAAVPWLGAIEYGVHVNGLVRTLSGETKMWIGRRAADKSKYPNMLDHIVAGGQPAGYSLMENVIKECMEEAGIPKDVALAGVRPAGAISYETYDPKKDIVTRAVLYNYDLYLSEDFVPQPVDGEVQNFMLWSVEQVLEAMSMDYADPIKPNCYSVIIDWLLREGHLSPEVPGYLDVLRELRSGDCR
- a CDS encoding 14-3-3-like protein (14-3-3-like protein, used in intracellular signaling), which codes for MDRDSLVYKAKLAEQAERFDEMVTDMKDVARQPQELTVEERNLLSVAYKNVIGSRRASWRVVTSIEQKGDPDKMTIIKDYKAKIEAELVEICNDILGIIEDSLIPNSTSEEAKVFYYKMKGDYHRYLSEFQVGDTRKESAGAALDAYQAASGIASSDLPPTHPIRLGLALNFSVFYYEILNSPDKACQIAKQAFDDAIAELDTLNEESYKDSTLIMQLLRDNLTLWTSDQADGDEGAEPAD
- the DP2 gene encoding e2f-dp (DP2 is an E2F dimerization partner involved in G1-S transition), with the translated sequence GLRYYSKMVCKKVEEKGTTSYNEVADELVDTVKKEFLKENPHGNFDEKNVRRRIYDVLNVFMAMDIISKDKKAIVWKGLPSSAHQDIEMLTRERDFRMQEIHRKREALQHLLTQQVCFRNLVQHNHARGLANDPNDHKIPLPFIVVNTHSSAVIQCNMSRELTDVMFDFSAPFEINDDNMIL